The following are encoded in a window of Sutcliffiella horikoshii genomic DNA:
- a CDS encoding lysophospholipid acyltransferase family protein produces the protein MTFYSFAKFIVSVVLKPLYRIKVVGSENIPKEGSVLICSNHIDNLDPPVVGITSPRTVHFMAKEEIFHVPILKTILPKLHAFPVKRGMSDREALRKALKVLKEGHVLGLFPEGTRSKTGELGKGLAGAGFFALRSEATVVPCAVIGPYKKFQPLKVVYGKPIDFTQHRLEKISAEEATLVVMDSIKELIEKNR, from the coding sequence ATGACATTTTACTCATTTGCCAAGTTCATCGTTTCTGTTGTGCTTAAGCCACTGTACCGCATTAAGGTGGTGGGCAGTGAAAATATACCTAAAGAAGGTTCCGTATTAATCTGTTCCAATCATATAGATAATTTGGACCCCCCGGTAGTCGGAATTACTTCACCTAGAACCGTTCACTTTATGGCAAAAGAAGAGATCTTTCATGTACCCATTCTGAAAACCATTCTTCCAAAGTTGCATGCTTTTCCAGTAAAAAGAGGAATGAGTGATAGGGAAGCATTGAGAAAAGCTTTGAAAGTGCTGAAAGAGGGGCATGTTTTAGGACTTTTTCCTGAGGGTACGAGAAGTAAAACAGGTGAGTTGGGCAAGGGTTTGGCAGGTGCAGGATTTTTTGCACTCCGTTCCGAAGCAACAGTAGTACCGTGCGCGGTCATCGGACCTTACAAGAAGTTTCAACCCCTGAAAGTGGTGTATGGCAAGCCTATCGATTTTACCCAACACCGTCTGGAGAAAATCTCGGCAGAAGAAGCAACTTTAGTGGTAATGGATTCCATAAAAGAACTTATCGAAAAAAACAGATAG
- the ypeB gene encoding germination protein YpeB yields MLRLVIIAVLAIAVAGTGYWGYQEHQDKNAVLINAENNYQRAFHDLVYHVDLLHDKIGTTLAMSSREQLSPSFAEVWRITSEAQNDVGQLPLTLLPFNKTEEFLTNTGDYTYQVAVRDLDKNPLTDEEYNTLQALYQKSDEIKQELRRVQSMVMSNNLRWMDVELALSAKDQPQDNTIIDGFKTVEKNVEGYDEADFGPTFTSMNQEDKNFSQLSGKTITEEEAKKIADKYLELEGNEKITITENGEGSKFGFYSLKIVDKNQQDTFMDIAKKGGIPIYLVQNKESKKKNISLNEATEKARNFLKQNKFDTLDLYESVEYKKLGIFTFVSNVDGVRIYPDSIKMKVSLETGEIVGFSAKDYLMSHHLREIPEPGISFEEATQRINEKVMIMEDSLAIINNDLGEEVLCYEFLGTIDNDTYQIFINANDGREEKVEKLKNPELLYDL; encoded by the coding sequence ATGTTGAGACTTGTTATCATCGCTGTTTTAGCAATTGCAGTAGCAGGAACAGGCTATTGGGGTTATCAAGAGCATCAAGATAAAAACGCAGTCCTCATTAATGCGGAAAACAATTATCAGCGTGCTTTTCATGACCTTGTCTATCATGTAGATTTGTTGCATGACAAAATTGGAACAACCTTGGCAATGAGTTCAAGAGAGCAACTTTCGCCATCCTTTGCCGAGGTATGGAGAATCACATCAGAAGCGCAGAACGATGTTGGACAGTTACCATTGACACTCCTGCCTTTTAACAAAACGGAAGAGTTTTTGACCAATACAGGGGACTATACGTATCAAGTGGCGGTTAGGGACTTGGACAAAAATCCTTTAACGGATGAAGAATATAATACACTTCAAGCGCTCTATCAAAAATCGGATGAAATAAAACAAGAGCTGAGAAGAGTTCAGAGCATGGTCATGAGCAACAATTTGCGCTGGATGGATGTAGAACTTGCACTTTCTGCCAAAGATCAGCCTCAGGATAATACGATTATTGATGGCTTTAAAACGGTCGAAAAAAACGTGGAAGGTTATGATGAAGCAGACTTCGGACCGACTTTTACCTCCATGAATCAGGAAGATAAGAATTTCAGCCAGCTTTCAGGAAAAACGATAACAGAAGAAGAAGCAAAAAAGATTGCCGATAAATACTTAGAACTTGAAGGAAACGAAAAAATCACCATAACTGAAAATGGCGAAGGCTCCAAGTTTGGTTTTTACAGTTTGAAAATTGTTGATAAAAATCAACAGGACACATTCATGGATATTGCCAAAAAGGGTGGTATACCTATTTACTTGGTCCAAAATAAAGAATCGAAAAAGAAGAACATCAGCTTAAACGAAGCAACGGAGAAAGCCAGAAACTTTTTGAAACAGAATAAGTTTGACACGCTGGATTTATATGAGAGTGTAGAATACAAAAAGCTTGGTATCTTTACATTCGTGTCAAATGTAGATGGAGTGCGGATATATCCAGATTCCATCAAGATGAAAGTCAGTCTTGAAACAGGTGAGATTGTCGGCTTTTCTGCTAAAGATTACTTGATGTCCCACCACCTAAGAGAAATACCTGAACCTGGGATTTCATTTGAAGAAGCAACGCAGAGAATCAATGAAAAGGTAATGATCATGGAGGATTCCCTTGCCATTATCAACAATGATCTTGGCGAAGAGGTACTGTGTTATGAGTTTCTGGGGACAATCGATAATGACACCTATCAGATCTTCATCAATGCCAATGATGGACGTGAAGAAAAAGTGGAAAAATTAAAAAACCCGGAACTGTTATATGATTTGTAA
- a CDS encoding YIEGIA family protein: protein MNEYTLPIIFGVVIGLATRLYMLVTDYRQYPTYLHGKIIHLSLAFIASGLGTIAVPAIMEEEFAAITFLALAASQFRDVRNMERNTLTELDAFELVPRGSTYIEGIAIAFEGRNYLVMITAFLATLAYLAANIWVGLFVGISAALISHKLMTGGQLKDIVDIEYVKPHFDGAGLYVDNIYIMNIGLPDRQKEVLQYGMGFILKPKNFNARTTIANLGQRQAILHDMSTALGVYRDSGTPALVPLAKRDLDDGRVGVFLLPQEQDLEIGIAILERVPTLENAIRMPTKNLKEKVNK, encoded by the coding sequence ATGAACGAATACACATTGCCCATTATTTTTGGGGTGGTAATAGGTTTAGCGACAAGGCTATATATGCTAGTTACCGACTATCGGCAATATCCTACCTATCTGCATGGTAAAATCATACACTTATCGCTCGCTTTCATTGCTTCAGGTCTAGGTACCATAGCGGTGCCAGCCATTATGGAAGAGGAGTTTGCGGCTATTACATTTTTAGCTCTGGCTGCTTCCCAATTTCGTGATGTAAGAAATATGGAGAGAAACACTCTTACGGAATTGGATGCATTTGAATTGGTACCAAGAGGAAGTACATATATAGAGGGAATCGCCATTGCTTTTGAAGGAAGAAACTATTTAGTAATGATTACTGCTTTTTTGGCCACGCTTGCTTATTTGGCAGCTAACATTTGGGTAGGATTATTTGTTGGTATTTCTGCGGCTCTTATATCCCATAAATTAATGACTGGTGGGCAGTTGAAGGACATTGTAGATATTGAGTATGTGAAGCCTCACTTTGATGGTGCAGGCTTGTATGTTGATAACATCTATATTATGAATATTGGATTACCTGATCGTCAAAAAGAAGTATTGCAATATGGGATGGGCTTTATTTTAAAACCGAAAAATTTCAATGCCAGAACGACGATAGCAAACCTTGGACAGAGACAGGCGATTCTCCATGATATGTCGACAGCACTTGGAGTGTACCGTGATTCCGGTACGCCAGCACTTGTCCCGTTGGCTAAAAGGGATTTAGATGATGGTCGTGTAGGAGTGTTCCTTTTACCACAAGAACAGGACTTAGAAATAGGGATTGCCATTCTAGAACGGGTACCAACTTTGGAAAATGCTATAAGAATGCCTACGAAAAACTTAAAGGAAAAGGTGAACAAGTAG
- a CDS encoding YphA family membrane protein has translation METTGQYFYFLSWMGWIIVTFFFPKSAIRTNMSILLLVVIACSTTTVQMFGFTITASFLVLAVTALIMLVNSLRQKYILHYFSICTVALAYVCFIIFEIYDPVWIFLDRTWLLSVIILYLSLLLFKTKRERFVFMLTGVLLGEVLRSIVTDRIFSYSDIGSFEFLAVLALSSAGMATWMMFETLTIHLDSLIQKRVRERQG, from the coding sequence ATGGAAACAACAGGGCAATATTTTTATTTTTTAAGTTGGATGGGTTGGATCATCGTTACGTTTTTCTTCCCTAAATCTGCAATCAGAACAAATATGTCTATTCTCTTGCTAGTAGTAATAGCATGCTCAACTACCACTGTACAAATGTTCGGTTTCACCATAACCGCCTCGTTTCTTGTGTTGGCTGTTACTGCTCTTATAATGCTAGTAAATTCATTAAGGCAAAAATATATTTTACATTATTTCTCCATCTGTACCGTCGCGTTGGCGTATGTATGTTTTATCATATTTGAAATATATGATCCGGTTTGGATTTTTCTAGATAGAACCTGGTTGCTTTCCGTCATTATCTTATATTTATCATTGCTCCTTTTTAAAACAAAGAGGGAAAGGTTCGTGTTTATGCTTACGGGGGTATTACTGGGTGAGGTATTGCGCAGTATTGTAACGGACCGCATCTTTTCCTATTCGGATATTGGGTCCTTTGAGTTTTTGGCAGTTCTTGCTTTGTCTTCAGCGGGAATGGCAACATGGATGATGTTTGAAACATTGACCATACACCTAGATTCTTTAATTCAAAAGCGCGTAAGGGAGAGACAAGGATGA
- a CDS encoding flagellar brake protein, with protein MLKPGVVLTLQVRNDDKVEKYRCKVQEVKEREFYVDYPSHMENGRTTYILNGTQLLITYVTDEGVAYTFESEVLGRMKQAIPMVQLSFPGYHQVLKVQRRQYVRVESNMDVSVHPLSFHFTPFVTVTHDISAGGAALILPEKASLPEKGHIFTTFVIHLNNGEIHYLKLKSKIIRLVEDKAKNRWKVSLQFDPVNEVQRQIIMKYCFEQQLLLRKTHSLA; from the coding sequence TTGTTAAAACCAGGGGTCGTACTAACGCTGCAAGTGAGAAACGATGATAAAGTTGAAAAATATAGATGTAAAGTACAGGAAGTAAAAGAGAGAGAGTTTTATGTCGACTATCCATCACACATGGAGAACGGGAGAACGACATACATATTGAATGGTACACAATTACTCATTACATATGTGACAGATGAAGGTGTAGCATATACATTTGAAAGCGAAGTCCTCGGAAGAATGAAACAAGCAATACCAATGGTACAATTGTCCTTTCCAGGGTACCACCAGGTATTGAAAGTTCAGAGGAGACAGTATGTGAGGGTCGAAAGTAATATGGATGTATCGGTTCATCCGCTTTCCTTTCATTTTACTCCTTTCGTCACGGTCACGCACGATATTAGTGCAGGAGGTGCTGCACTAATTTTGCCAGAAAAAGCCAGTCTGCCTGAAAAGGGTCATATTTTCACCACATTTGTCATTCATTTAAATAATGGAGAAATCCATTATTTAAAACTCAAAAGTAAAATCATTAGGTTAGTGGAGGATAAGGCAAAGAATAGGTGGAAAGTATCATTGCAATTTGATCCTGTTAATGAAGTGCAAAGACAAATCATTATGAAGTACTGCTTTGAACAGCAACTCTTATTAAGAAAAACTCATTCTTTAGCATAA
- a CDS encoding capping complex subunit for YIEGIA, which translates to MEFEKYILAVITTNTSKIAGGAPIFTCETKEEMEFIAANLEAILDGIAHGLGEDLYIIVKH; encoded by the coding sequence ATGGAATTTGAGAAATATATACTTGCTGTAATTACGACCAATACAAGCAAAATAGCTGGAGGAGCACCTATTTTTACCTGTGAAACGAAAGAAGAAATGGAATTTATTGCAGCAAACCTTGAAGCGATACTAGACGGAATTGCACACGGGTTGGGTGAAGATTTATATATTATTGTCAAACATTAA
- a CDS encoding YpzI family protein, whose translation MGKDRQERKLKAQKRTESDRDQSLKYPGATSMEGPEGARERNK comes from the coding sequence ATGGGAAAAGATAGACAAGAAAGAAAACTGAAAGCCCAAAAGAGAACGGAATCAGACCGAGATCAATCTCTAAAGTATCCGGGAGCAACAAGTATGGAAGGCCCTGAAGGAGCAAGAGAGCGAAATAAATAA
- the fni gene encoding type 2 isopentenyl-diphosphate Delta-isomerase encodes MSRAQRKMDHIQHALTTGQVRQTGFDDVIFVHQSLPNLSTTDIQLNTKIGELTLSSPIFINAMTGGGGKKTWEINKALAEVAKICNVGLAVGSQMSAIKDQDEATTYEIVRKANPNGLIFANLGSEATVEQAKQAVDMLEANALQIHLNVIQELVMPEGDRDFSGALGRIERIVNSLNVPVIVKETGFGISHETAKKLVDIGVSIIDVSGYGGTNFSKIENERRTQRLEFFNDWGIPTAASIAEVKHAVPGTSIIGSGGIQKPMDIAKAIALGASAVGLAGYFLKVFMEEGQDGLIQLIHQTHDELRWMMTALGASTIEDLQQAPIMITGETYHWLTQRGVDCSTYSNRTLQN; translated from the coding sequence GTGAGTAGAGCTCAAAGGAAAATGGACCATATTCAACATGCATTAACTACAGGACAAGTAAGGCAAACTGGATTTGACGATGTAATATTTGTTCATCAAAGCTTGCCTAACCTCTCCACCACTGACATTCAATTGAATACAAAAATAGGCGAACTTACACTAAGTTCGCCTATTTTTATCAACGCAATGACAGGTGGGGGCGGCAAAAAAACGTGGGAAATTAACAAAGCACTGGCTGAAGTGGCGAAGATTTGCAATGTTGGCTTGGCAGTAGGCTCTCAAATGTCTGCAATCAAAGATCAGGATGAGGCAACTACCTACGAGATCGTTCGAAAAGCGAACCCTAACGGTTTGATTTTTGCGAATCTCGGAAGTGAAGCTACTGTTGAACAAGCTAAACAGGCAGTGGACATGCTGGAAGCAAATGCCCTTCAAATTCACCTAAATGTCATACAGGAACTAGTCATGCCTGAAGGTGATCGTGATTTTTCCGGTGCCCTTGGAAGAATTGAGCGAATCGTCAACTCCTTGAACGTTCCGGTGATCGTAAAAGAAACAGGCTTTGGTATTAGTCACGAGACGGCTAAAAAGCTAGTAGATATAGGAGTTTCTATTATTGATGTTAGTGGCTACGGTGGGACTAACTTCTCTAAAATAGAAAATGAGCGCCGAACACAAAGGTTGGAGTTTTTTAATGATTGGGGAATTCCTACTGCAGCTTCTATTGCGGAAGTGAAACATGCTGTACCTGGCACCTCGATTATTGGATCTGGTGGAATACAAAAGCCAATGGATATTGCCAAAGCTATCGCTCTAGGTGCTTCAGCTGTTGGCTTGGCAGGTTACTTTCTAAAAGTATTTATGGAAGAAGGGCAAGATGGTTTAATTCAATTAATTCATCAAACACATGACGAATTAAGGTGGATGATGACTGCACTTGGAGCCTCTACTATAGAAGATTTGCAACAAGCTCCCATCATGATTACTGGTGAAACCTATCACTGGTTGACCCAACGTGGAGTAGATTGCTCAACTTACAGCAACAGAACATTACAAAACTAA
- a CDS encoding YpfB family protein: MKRVERIIIKLIVIQLICLICAQGLLLYTDSGPFLSKVIQYEGVGGMKIIEHIETFDQSR; the protein is encoded by the coding sequence ATGAAAAGAGTGGAAAGGATCATTATCAAACTGATCGTCATCCAATTAATCTGTCTCATCTGTGCACAAGGACTCTTGTTATATACCGATTCAGGCCCTTTTTTAAGTAAGGTCATTCAGTATGAGGGAGTAGGCGGTATGAAGATAATAGAACATATAGAAACATTCGACCAAAGTAGATGA
- a CDS encoding NAD(P)H-dependent glycerol-3-phosphate dehydrogenase has translation MVLADNNHEVRLWGHKQAQIDEINQSHTNEKYLKNIKLSEKIVGFTSMEEAVDSVEAIVLAVPTKAMREVCQQLKGYLKAPALFVHVSKGIEPDTHLRVSEVIEDELPESIREAVVVLSGPSHAEEVSMRQPTTVTAASLNIAAAEKVQDLFINQHFRVYTNSDVVGVEIGGSLKNIIALAAGITDGLGYGDNAKAALITRGLAEIARLGSCLGANPLTFLGLTGMGDLIVTCTSVHSRNWRAGNMLGKGMKLEEVLESMGMVVEGVRTTKAAYQLSQKLQVKMPLTSALYHVLFDGVDPKDAVDELMSRSKTTELDDLAQLLGDRVQ, from the coding sequence ATGGTACTTGCCGACAATAATCACGAAGTACGTCTATGGGGGCATAAACAAGCTCAAATCGATGAAATCAATCAAAGCCATACGAATGAAAAATACTTAAAGAATATTAAGCTATCCGAAAAGATTGTAGGATTTACGTCCATGGAAGAGGCGGTAGATTCTGTAGAAGCCATCGTTCTTGCAGTACCTACAAAAGCGATGAGGGAAGTGTGCCAACAATTAAAAGGTTATTTGAAGGCGCCGGCTTTATTTGTTCATGTAAGTAAGGGAATCGAACCTGATACACATTTAAGGGTGTCGGAAGTGATAGAAGATGAACTTCCGGAATCTATCCGTGAAGCGGTTGTAGTTCTTTCAGGTCCCAGCCATGCAGAAGAAGTAAGCATGAGGCAACCTACAACGGTTACGGCAGCTTCTTTGAATATTGCAGCTGCTGAAAAGGTACAAGACCTATTCATCAACCAGCATTTCCGTGTCTATACGAATAGTGATGTAGTAGGAGTAGAAATCGGTGGATCTCTTAAAAATATCATTGCGTTGGCTGCTGGTATTACGGATGGCCTGGGATATGGCGATAATGCGAAAGCTGCTTTGATCACAAGGGGGCTTGCTGAAATTGCTCGCCTCGGAAGTTGCCTTGGGGCCAATCCGCTTACGTTCCTTGGCTTGACAGGGATGGGTGACCTTATCGTAACATGTACAAGTGTTCACAGTAGAAACTGGAGAGCTGGAAACATGTTAGGGAAAGGCATGAAGCTTGAAGAGGTATTAGAAAGCATGGGAATGGTTGTGGAAGGTGTACGTACCACCAAGGCCGCATATCAGCTATCCCAAAAGCTCCAAGTGAAAATGCCGCTAACATCTGCACTTTATCATGTATTATTTGACGGAGTGGATCCAAAGGATGCGGTTGATGAACTGATGAGCCGCTCTAAAACAACAGAATTGGACGACCTTGCACAACTCTTAGGTGACAGAGTCCAGTAA
- the der gene encoding ribosome biogenesis GTPase Der yields MPKPTVAIVGRPNVGKSTIFNRIVGERISIVEDVPGVTRDRIYSSGEWLNQYFNIIDTGGIEISDAPFMTQIREQAEIAIDEADVIIFMTNGREGLTSADEEVAKILYRSKKPVVVAVNKVDNPDMRDTLYDFYALGFGEPIPISGSHGLGLGDLLDFVIENFPKDEEEDYDEDIIKFSLIGRPNVGKSSLVNALLGEERVIVSDVAGTTRDAIDTPYSYDGKDYVIIDTAGMRKKGKVYETTEKYSVLRALRAIERSDVVLVVINGEEGIIEQDKKIAGYAHEAGRAIVIVVNKWDAVEKDEKTMKEFEQKIRDHFLFLDYAPIVFLSAKTKKRVHTLIPKIEIASENHSMRVITTVLNDVIMDAVAMNPTPTDKGQRLKIYYATQVAVKPPTFVIFVNDPELLHFSYKRFLENRIRDAFGFEGTPIKLIARPRK; encoded by the coding sequence ATGCCAAAACCAACCGTAGCGATCGTTGGAAGACCAAACGTGGGAAAATCCACAATATTTAACAGAATCGTTGGAGAAAGGATTTCCATCGTAGAAGATGTACCAGGAGTTACTAGAGATAGAATATACAGTTCTGGAGAATGGTTAAACCAATATTTTAATATTATTGATACAGGTGGAATAGAAATTAGTGATGCACCGTTCATGACGCAAATTCGTGAACAAGCTGAAATTGCCATTGATGAAGCGGATGTAATCATTTTCATGACAAACGGCCGTGAAGGGTTAACTTCAGCTGATGAAGAGGTTGCAAAAATTCTTTATCGTTCTAAAAAGCCTGTCGTGGTTGCCGTTAATAAAGTGGACAATCCTGACATGAGAGATACCTTATATGACTTCTACGCACTAGGTTTTGGTGAGCCGATCCCAATCTCAGGATCACATGGATTAGGACTTGGAGACTTGCTTGATTTTGTCATCGAGAACTTCCCGAAAGATGAAGAAGAAGATTATGATGAGGATATCATTAAATTTTCATTAATTGGCCGTCCAAACGTCGGCAAGTCTTCTCTTGTGAACGCGTTGCTTGGTGAAGAACGTGTTATTGTTAGTGACGTAGCAGGTACAACAAGAGATGCAATTGACACGCCTTACTCATATGACGGGAAAGATTACGTTATTATTGATACAGCCGGTATGCGGAAAAAAGGCAAAGTATACGAGACGACTGAAAAGTACAGTGTTTTACGTGCTTTGCGTGCGATTGAACGCTCAGACGTTGTTTTAGTTGTGATCAATGGAGAAGAAGGAATCATTGAACAGGATAAAAAAATTGCAGGATATGCACATGAAGCGGGCAGAGCCATTGTTATTGTAGTAAACAAGTGGGATGCCGTGGAAAAAGATGAGAAGACCATGAAGGAATTCGAGCAAAAAATTAGAGATCACTTCTTGTTCTTGGATTATGCACCGATTGTGTTCTTATCTGCTAAAACAAAAAAGCGAGTTCATACACTTATTCCTAAAATCGAAATCGCAAGTGAAAATCACTCCATGCGTGTGATAACAACCGTGTTGAATGATGTGATCATGGATGCAGTTGCGATGAACCCGACGCCAACTGATAAAGGCCAGCGATTGAAAATCTATTATGCGACACAGGTTGCAGTAAAGCCGCCTACCTTTGTTATTTTCGTCAATGATCCAGAGCTTCTGCACTTCTCATACAAACGTTTCTTGGAAAATCGTATTAGAGATGCATTTGGTTTTGAAGGAACACCTATTAAGCTAATCGCACGTCCACGAAAGTAA
- a CDS encoding DUF2768 domain-containing protein: MSPALMKMWISFVAMGFMIISVLTVYFTRFKVKNTIIRGILNTVAFLLILFAGLIIFYVVFSGPVPEQ, translated from the coding sequence ATGTCACCTGCATTAATGAAGATGTGGATTTCGTTTGTAGCGATGGGGTTCATGATTATATCCGTTTTAACGGTTTATTTTACTAGATTCAAGGTGAAAAACACTATTATCAGAGGCATTTTGAATACGGTTGCTTTTTTATTGATTCTATTTGCCGGTTTAATTATTTTTTATGTTGTATTCAGTGGTCCTGTACCGGAGCAATAA
- the rpsA gene encoding 30S ribosomal protein S1 — MVEDMNQVEVNNLEVGNTVTGTVTKVEEKQVLVSIEGSKLDGIIPISELSSLHVEKATDVVSEGQELQLKVTKVEEELLVLSKKAVDADLAWEDLQKKFESKEVFEAEIKDVVKGGLVVDLGVRGFVPASLVENYFVDDFSDYKGKTLTFKVVELEKEKNRVILSHRAVVEEEMQNKKHQLLDTIQTGQVLEGTVQRITDFGAFVDIGGVDGLVHISQLSYEHVGKPSDVVTEGQKVNVKVLSVDRDNERISLSIKETLPGPWSQVSEKLSAGSVTEGVVKRLVSFGAFVEVLPGVEGLVHISQISNKHIGTPHEVLTEGDKVQVKVLDVNEADQRISLSIRELEEPEQEEDYSQYNQSEDTGGFQLGEMIGDKLSKLKK; from the coding sequence ATGGTGGAAGACATGAATCAAGTAGAAGTTAACAATTTAGAGGTTGGCAACACAGTGACTGGAACAGTTACAAAAGTAGAAGAAAAACAGGTCCTTGTATCAATTGAGGGCAGCAAGCTAGATGGTATCATCCCAATAAGTGAACTATCCAGCCTTCATGTTGAAAAAGCGACAGATGTCGTTTCAGAAGGCCAGGAACTTCAACTTAAAGTTACAAAGGTAGAAGAAGAATTACTAGTACTATCTAAAAAAGCGGTGGATGCTGACTTGGCGTGGGAAGATCTGCAAAAGAAATTCGAATCCAAAGAAGTGTTCGAAGCTGAAATCAAAGATGTTGTCAAAGGTGGACTTGTAGTTGACCTTGGCGTAAGAGGATTTGTTCCTGCATCTCTAGTTGAAAATTACTTTGTTGATGACTTTTCCGATTATAAAGGGAAAACATTAACGTTTAAAGTGGTAGAACTTGAAAAAGAGAAGAATCGTGTGATCCTTTCCCATCGTGCTGTAGTAGAGGAAGAGATGCAAAATAAAAAACATCAATTATTAGATACCATCCAAACAGGTCAAGTGCTTGAAGGCACCGTACAACGAATTACCGACTTTGGGGCATTTGTTGATATCGGTGGAGTAGATGGATTAGTTCATATTTCTCAATTATCCTATGAGCACGTAGGAAAACCTTCAGATGTAGTGACTGAAGGCCAAAAGGTCAATGTTAAAGTTCTTTCTGTAGATCGCGACAATGAAAGAATTTCTTTATCCATTAAAGAAACATTACCTGGACCATGGTCCCAAGTATCAGAAAAGCTATCTGCAGGTAGTGTAACAGAAGGTGTTGTAAAACGTCTGGTTTCCTTCGGAGCTTTTGTTGAAGTACTTCCTGGTGTGGAAGGCTTAGTTCATATCTCGCAAATCTCCAACAAGCATATCGGTACACCGCATGAAGTCTTAACAGAAGGCGATAAAGTACAAGTAAAAGTGTTGGATGTAAACGAAGCTGATCAAAGAATCTCCTTAAGCATCCGTGAGTTGGAAGAGCCGGAACAAGAAGAGGATTACAGTCAGTATAACCAATCAGAGGACACTGGCGGTTTCCAATTGGGCGAAATGATCGGGGATAAACTAAGCAAGCTTAAGAAATAA
- the cmk gene encoding (d)CMP kinase, whose protein sequence is MKQQLSIAIDGPAAAGKSTVAKIVADKLGYLYIDTGAMYRAVTFQAIRKDVNLEDEVSLQQLVEKMDIDLRIANNQSQHVYINDEDVTEQIRTHEVTNNVSIVAKHKHVREEMVARQRVLAKRGGVVMDGRDIGTHVLPNAEIKVFLLASVDERAHRRHAENLSKGFNSDLEKLKEEIARRDKLDSEREIAPLQKAEDAKEIDTTSLNIDQVVEKIMDLVHQNEETR, encoded by the coding sequence ATGAAACAACAATTATCTATAGCAATTGATGGTCCTGCAGCGGCAGGTAAAAGTACGGTAGCAAAAATTGTAGCAGACAAATTAGGTTATTTATACATTGATACAGGCGCTATGTATAGAGCGGTGACATTCCAAGCAATTAGAAAGGATGTTAACCTTGAAGACGAGGTATCTTTACAACAACTAGTAGAAAAGATGGATATTGATCTTCGAATTGCAAACAATCAATCGCAGCATGTGTACATAAATGATGAGGATGTAACAGAGCAAATCCGCACACATGAAGTGACAAATAATGTATCCATTGTTGCCAAGCATAAACATGTTCGTGAAGAAATGGTTGCAAGACAAAGAGTACTAGCTAAAAGAGGCGGAGTAGTGATGGATGGAAGGGATATCGGGACTCATGTTCTTCCAAATGCTGAAATAAAAGTCTTCCTTTTGGCCTCTGTAGACGAAAGGGCACATAGAAGACATGCCGAAAATCTATCAAAGGGCTTTAACTCAGATCTTGAAAAACTGAAAGAAGAAATTGCTAGAAGAGATAAGCTTGACTCCGAGCGTGAAATTGCCCCATTACAAAAGGCAGAAGACGCGAAAGAAATTGATACCACTTCCTTGAATATTGATCAAGTTGTAGAGAAAATCATGGATTTGGTTCATCAAAATGAGGAGACTAGATAA